A genomic segment from Chloroflexota bacterium encodes:
- a CDS encoding circularly permuted type 2 ATP-grasp protein: MLLPDGAPRDHCRPLYDALRRMSSEELSGVQERATRSFSHEGISFTVYGEAEAQERIIPIDCLPRLLSGADWRLIESGLAQRLTALNRFLQDVYNEARIVADGVIPADVIRGCPQYRIEMRGFSPPHGVWVGICGTDIVRTNDGFHVLEDNLRVPSGVSYMIANRKVIKSGLRRIYRGARVREVEHYGRLLQTTLRELAPSGRSDPCIALLTPGVYNAAFYEHMFLAGEIGAELVEGRDLVVNDGTVYMRTTAGLRRVDVIYRRIDDDFLDPLVFRPDSLLGVPGLLHACKRGSVSLVNAPGTGVADDKSVYAYVPDMIRYYLGDEPILANVETHLCRRPESLEYTLDNLENLVVKRVGESGGYGMLVGPHATPAERAAYAEELRANPADFIAQPVLALSRAPCLIDGRFEPRHVDLRPFVLNGRQTRIVPGAFCRVALRRGSLVVNSSQGGGGKDLWVLNDQAN; this comes from the coding sequence ATGCTGTTGCCCGACGGCGCCCCCCGAGACCACTGCCGGCCGCTCTACGACGCCCTGCGCCGAATGTCCTCCGAGGAACTCAGCGGCGTCCAGGAACGCGCGACCCGCTCCTTTTCGCATGAGGGCATTTCGTTCACGGTCTATGGCGAGGCCGAAGCCCAGGAGCGAATCATTCCCATCGATTGCCTGCCGCGGCTGCTTTCCGGCGCCGATTGGCGGCTGATCGAGTCGGGCCTCGCGCAGCGGCTCACCGCCCTCAATCGATTCCTGCAAGACGTCTACAACGAGGCCCGAATCGTCGCCGACGGGGTGATCCCCGCGGACGTCATCCGCGGCTGCCCGCAATACCGCATTGAAATGCGCGGCTTCTCACCGCCGCACGGCGTCTGGGTGGGAATCTGCGGCACCGACATCGTGCGGACCAACGACGGGTTTCATGTGCTCGAAGACAACCTGCGCGTCCCGTCCGGCGTTTCCTACATGATTGCCAATCGCAAGGTGATCAAGTCTGGCTTGCGGCGGATCTATCGCGGCGCCAGGGTGCGCGAGGTGGAGCACTATGGGCGCCTGCTGCAGACGACGCTGCGTGAACTGGCGCCCTCCGGTCGCTCCGACCCCTGCATTGCCCTGCTGACGCCCGGGGTCTACAACGCGGCCTTCTACGAGCACATGTTCTTGGCGGGGGAAATCGGCGCGGAGCTGGTGGAGGGTCGCGACCTGGTCGTCAACGACGGCACCGTCTATATGCGCACGACCGCCGGGCTGCGTCGGGTCGACGTGATCTACCGGCGCATTGACGACGATTTCCTCGATCCGCTGGTCTTCCGGCCGGACTCGTTGCTCGGCGTGCCCGGGCTGCTGCACGCTTGCAAGCGCGGCAGCGTTTCCCTGGTGAATGCGCCCGGAACCGGCGTTGCGGACGACAAGAGTGTCTACGCCTACGTGCCCGACATGATTCGCTACTACCTGGGGGACGAGCCGATCCTGGCGAACGTTGAAACGCACCTCTGCCGCCGTCCGGAGAGCCTCGAGTACACGCTCGACAACCTGGAGAACCTGGTCGTCAAGCGCGTGGGCGAGTCTGGGGGCTACGGCATGCTCGTGGGTCCTCACGCGACACCCGCGGAGCGCGCGGCCTATGCGGAAGAGCTGCGGGCCAATCCGGCGGATTTCATCGCGCAGCCGGTGCTCGCGCTTTCCCGCGCGCCGTGTCTCATCGACGGCCGCTTCGAACCGCGGCACGTCGACCTTCGGCCCTTCGTGCTCAATGGCCGCCAGACGCGCATCGTTCCCGGGGCGTTCTGCCGCGTGGCCCTGCGCCGGGGCAGCCTGGTGGTGAACTCCAGCCAAGGCGGCGGCGGAAAAGACCTTTGGGTACTCAACGACCAGGCAAACTGA
- a CDS encoding DUF2461 domain-containing protein, protein MTHAHFSDELFEFLYELRLNNNRDWFQAQKVRYQSVVLRPMADFVADFGAYLPDISPHFVADPRTHGGSIFRIYRDVRFSKDKSPYKTHAALHFRHETGREVHGPGFYLHLAPGEVYAGVGIWRPASETLTKIRDAIVAHPTKWTEAISDKGFAEAFALEGESLKRPPRGYDAGHPQIDDLKRKDFVASTDFTQEDATSPDFIERYADACRTASPFMEFLTTAVGLAW, encoded by the coding sequence ATGACACACGCGCACTTCAGCGACGAGCTGTTCGAGTTCTTGTACGAGCTGCGGTTGAACAACAATCGGGATTGGTTTCAGGCGCAGAAGGTGAGATACCAATCCGTCGTGCTGCGGCCGATGGCGGACTTCGTGGCCGATTTCGGCGCCTACCTGCCGGATATCAGCCCGCACTTCGTGGCGGATCCGCGCACACATGGCGGCTCGATCTTTCGCATCTACCGCGACGTTCGGTTCTCAAAGGACAAGAGCCCCTACAAGACTCACGCCGCGCTGCACTTCCGCCACGAGACGGGCCGCGAAGTTCACGGCCCAGGCTTCTATCTGCACCTGGCGCCGGGGGAGGTCTACGCGGGTGTGGGGATTTGGCGCCCGGCCTCGGAGACGCTGACCAAGATTCGGGATGCCATCGTGGCCCACCCGACGAAGTGGACGGAGGCAATCTCGGACAAGGGATTTGCCGAGGCGTTTGCGCTGGAAGGTGAGTCGCTCAAGCGGCCTCCGCGAGGCTACGACGCCGGCCATCCGCAAATCGACGACCTGAAGCGCAAGGACTTCGTAGCGTCGACGGACTTCACGCAGGAGGACGCCACGTCGCCCGACTTCATCGAACGCTATGCGGACGCATGCCGCACGGCGTCGCCCTTCATGGAGTTCCTGACCACCGCCGTCGGGTTGGCCTGGTAG
- a CDS encoding alpha-E domain-containing protein: protein MLVRSAQGLYWMSRYLERARRLCRLLQLQTESLVDRPTREIHFGWSRIYASVNRDPPAGRIELLGSDDYTLADSYTLAGDLTFERSNPDSVWSCFDQGRENARQIRQSISTPMWTQLNLAYLRLQQLEMPDIWAVSPESFYADTVAQIDTFVGVAAATMYRGEGWRFMELGRFVERAQLLAALLLAQLDAGQHVEEASDVDWTGLLRLCHAFEVYNRRYSVAVQPRQVLDLLVTDPRLPDSLGRSIDRAAEEIAAIGPGPDPASSGALQRLAGRIGGVIHYQWPDHDDCRALLEQVRTHCYELHDRVTAAYFDYEIEDAPSN from the coding sequence ATGTTGGTGCGCAGCGCTCAGGGTCTCTACTGGATGAGCCGCTACCTGGAGCGCGCCCGGCGACTCTGCCGGTTGCTGCAGCTGCAAACGGAGTCGCTGGTCGACCGACCCACTCGAGAGATTCACTTCGGCTGGAGTCGGATCTATGCCAGCGTCAATCGTGATCCGCCGGCGGGGCGAATCGAGCTGCTCGGCAGCGACGACTACACCCTGGCCGACTCCTACACCCTGGCCGGCGACTTGACCTTCGAGCGCTCCAATCCCGACTCGGTGTGGAGCTGTTTCGACCAGGGCCGGGAAAATGCCCGCCAGATTCGTCAATCCATCAGCACGCCGATGTGGACCCAGTTGAATCTGGCCTACCTGCGCCTGCAGCAGTTGGAGATGCCGGACATTTGGGCGGTCTCGCCCGAGAGCTTCTACGCCGACACGGTGGCGCAGATCGACACCTTCGTGGGCGTGGCCGCGGCCACGATGTACCGCGGCGAAGGCTGGCGCTTCATGGAGCTCGGTCGATTTGTGGAACGGGCGCAACTCCTTGCCGCACTGCTCTTGGCGCAGCTCGATGCCGGGCAGCATGTCGAAGAGGCCTCCGACGTGGACTGGACCGGCTTGCTGCGCCTCTGCCACGCGTTCGAGGTCTACAACCGCCGCTACAGCGTCGCCGTGCAGCCGCGCCAGGTGCTGGACCTGCTCGTCACTGACCCGCGTCTGCCGGACTCGCTGGGCCGATCGATCGACCGTGCCGCGGAGGAAATCGCTGCGATCGGCCCGGGTCCCGACCCGGCGTCCAGCGGCGCGCTGCAGCGCCTGGCCGGTCGAATCGGCGGCGTGATCCACTACCAGTGGCCCGACCATGACGACTGCCGGGCGCTCCTAGAGCAGGTGCGTACGCACTGCTACGAGCTTCACGATCGGGTGACGGCGGCGTATTTCGACTATGAGATCGAAGACGCTCCCTCGAACTGA
- a CDS encoding ATP-binding protein: protein MNAWIQRRLASRYRISTQLLLGIWGAVALTVAAGLVGWFSFNRVGDEQSRVNEGSVPELAAAFGVADYSSTLVAAAPRLTTSPTLDDVARVAVSIDEAYGALEAQLAVLERGAAEDERVQRIRAHADSLIANIESIEADMAYYFDLTQRSAALRLELADLRFRLDSVVIPAIDDQFFYAMTGYRNLGEPPAPRNEHFSETEFSSYRRLAEMQADASIAEQLLASASILSEPALLEALRERFEAAARRIQRNLAALESDALRAEVAPVFDQLLELGIGGETGFDLLAAELELVARQRDLLASNQEITVDLIAEVNGLVSAAQASVEEATGASTQAIFTGRVLLLAISAVSVTGAVLIAWLFVGRFISSRLQRLSDWMRRLAGGDLETTVELSGRDEIAEMAAALEVFRQHALEIQRLNLVEKLANELQSKNDQLETALGDLQRAQDQIVSQQKLAALGELTAGVAHEIKNPLNFVKNFSEVSEELIVELKEVLEEEAESISEDQREYIDEIAGDLTDNLGRIRSHGERANHIVHDMLMMGRGSGDRQATDINRLLDEHARLAYHSARATDTEFQLDLKQDMDPEVGELEVVPQDLGRVFLNMVSNACYATDEKRRSGADADGERYFPTLWLVTRRGDEHIEVRIKDNGMGMPADIIDKIFNPFFTTKPTDQGTGLGLAISSDIVRQHGGNIRVESEPGEGTEMIVELPLEPPAAALAGAADGDGAATEATSV from the coding sequence ATGAACGCGTGGATCCAGCGCCGCCTGGCAAGCCGCTATCGAATCTCCACCCAATTGCTCCTTGGCATCTGGGGCGCCGTCGCGCTGACGGTCGCCGCGGGATTGGTCGGCTGGTTTTCCTTTAATCGAGTCGGTGACGAGCAGAGCCGCGTCAACGAGGGCAGCGTGCCCGAGCTGGCTGCCGCCTTCGGCGTGGCCGACTACAGCAGCACGCTCGTTGCGGCCGCCCCGCGGCTCACCACGTCCCCCACACTCGACGACGTGGCGCGCGTCGCCGTCAGCATCGACGAGGCCTATGGCGCACTCGAGGCGCAGCTGGCCGTGCTCGAGCGCGGCGCCGCCGAAGATGAGCGCGTCCAGCGGATTCGCGCCCACGCCGACTCCTTGATCGCCAACATCGAGTCCATCGAGGCGGATATGGCCTACTACTTCGACCTCACCCAGCGCAGCGCCGCCCTGCGACTCGAGCTTGCCGACCTGCGCTTCCGTCTGGATAGCGTCGTCATTCCCGCCATCGACGACCAGTTTTTCTACGCCATGACGGGCTATCGCAACCTGGGCGAGCCGCCGGCGCCGCGAAATGAGCACTTCTCGGAAACCGAATTCAGCAGCTATCGGCGCTTGGCTGAGATGCAAGCCGATGCCAGCATCGCCGAGCAGCTGCTGGCCTCCGCCTCGATTCTGTCGGAGCCCGCCTTGCTGGAAGCGTTGCGCGAGCGTTTCGAGGCTGCCGCCCGCCGCATCCAGCGCAACCTGGCGGCGCTTGAATCGGACGCGCTGCGCGCCGAAGTTGCGCCGGTCTTCGACCAACTGCTCGAGCTTGGCATCGGCGGGGAGACTGGCTTCGATCTCCTTGCCGCCGAGCTGGAGTTGGTTGCTCGACAGCGCGATCTTCTGGCAAGCAACCAGGAGATCACGGTTGATCTGATCGCGGAGGTCAATGGACTGGTGAGCGCCGCCCAGGCCAGTGTCGAGGAAGCCACTGGCGCGTCAACGCAGGCGATCTTCACCGGCCGCGTCCTCCTGCTGGCCATTAGTGCGGTCAGCGTCACCGGCGCCGTTCTAATTGCTTGGCTCTTCGTCGGTCGCTTCATTTCGAGCCGGCTGCAGCGGCTCTCCGACTGGATGCGGCGCCTCGCCGGCGGCGACCTGGAGACGACCGTGGAACTCAGCGGTCGCGATGAGATTGCGGAAATGGCGGCCGCCCTCGAGGTATTTCGGCAGCACGCGCTGGAGATTCAGCGCCTGAACCTGGTGGAAAAGCTGGCCAACGAGCTCCAGAGCAAGAACGATCAGCTCGAAACGGCGCTCGGCGACCTGCAACGCGCCCAGGACCAAATCGTCTCGCAGCAGAAGCTGGCGGCGCTGGGTGAATTGACCGCCGGCGTGGCCCACGAGATCAAGAACCCGCTGAACTTCGTCAAGAACTTCTCGGAAGTGTCCGAGGAGCTCATCGTGGAGTTGAAAGAGGTGCTTGAAGAAGAAGCCGAGAGCATTAGCGAGGACCAACGCGAATACATCGATGAAATCGCCGGCGACCTCACCGACAATCTCGGGCGCATTCGATCCCACGGCGAAAGGGCCAATCACATCGTCCACGACATGTTGATGATGGGCCGGGGCTCGGGCGACCGGCAGGCCACGGATATCAACCGGCTGCTCGACGAACACGCGCGGCTCGCCTATCACAGCGCGCGGGCGACGGACACGGAATTCCAGCTCGACCTGAAGCAAGACATGGACCCGGAGGTCGGCGAACTCGAGGTCGTGCCGCAGGATCTCGGCCGGGTGTTCCTCAACATGGTGAGCAACGCCTGCTACGCCACCGACGAGAAACGCCGCAGCGGCGCCGACGCCGACGGCGAGCGCTACTTCCCCACGCTGTGGCTCGTGACCCGCCGTGGCGACGAGCACATTGAGGTCCGGATCAAAGACAACGGCATGGGAATGCCTGCCGACATCATCGACAAAATCTTCAACCCGTTCTTTACGACCAAACCGACTGACCAGGGCACCGGGCTCGGTCTTGCCATATCCAGCGATATCGTGCGTCAGCACGGGGGCAATATCCGGGTCGAATCCGAGCCGGGCGAAGGCACCGAGATGATCGTTGAGCTGCCCTTGGAACCGCCGGCGGCCGCGCTGGCCGGAGCCGCCGATGGAGACGGCGCCGCGACCGAGGCGACATCCGTATAG
- a CDS encoding ammonium transporter: MTRPFPRRLVLILLLALAIPLLIPNVARAAVSEEATFVFNTFAFLIWGALVMFMCAGFTMLESGSVRTKNASMICLKNIGIYSIAGLAYFIIGYNLMYVDVGSVIGSFNFLYGPSSAELDLLGGDDAALSSVVANGYSSMSDWFFQMVFVATAASIVSGALAERVKMWSFFLFTLLLTAFIYPIVGAWTWGGGWLSEMGFQDFAGSTIVHSVGGWAALAGILVVGPRLGKFRKDGTARPTPPSNILVVTLGVFILWLGWFGFNGGSQLALGSAFDAVAMSHVLVNTNLAAAAGVVAAIAISRSIMGRTDLFVGLNGAIAGLVSITAGPDIVDHYWAIIIGAIGAILCTLGLKLLEKLKLDDVVGAVPAHLFAGIWGTLAAAIAGGASFGVQVVGVLAVGAFVFVVSYLVWRLIDLTIKVRVSRQVEQLGQDAGELGIEAYPEFVLMPEEFDED; this comes from the coding sequence ATGACCAGACCGTTTCCGCGACGCCTCGTCCTCATTCTGCTGTTGGCACTCGCCATCCCGCTGTTGATACCCAACGTGGCACGCGCCGCGGTGTCGGAAGAGGCGACCTTTGTCTTCAACACGTTTGCGTTCCTGATTTGGGGAGCCCTGGTGATGTTCATGTGCGCCGGCTTCACCATGCTGGAGTCCGGGTCGGTGCGCACCAAGAACGCCTCCATGATCTGCCTCAAGAACATCGGCATCTACTCCATCGCCGGCCTCGCGTACTTCATCATCGGCTACAACCTCATGTACGTGGATGTCGGCTCGGTGATCGGTTCGTTTAACTTCCTCTACGGACCGTCGAGCGCCGAGCTCGATCTGCTGGGCGGAGATGACGCCGCGCTCTCCAGCGTCGTCGCCAACGGCTACTCCTCGATGTCCGACTGGTTCTTCCAGATGGTCTTCGTGGCCACCGCCGCGTCAATCGTGTCGGGCGCGCTGGCCGAACGGGTCAAGATGTGGTCGTTCTTTCTGTTCACGCTCCTGCTCACGGCGTTCATCTACCCCATCGTCGGGGCATGGACCTGGGGCGGGGGCTGGCTGTCCGAGATGGGATTCCAGGACTTCGCCGGCTCGACCATCGTCCACAGTGTGGGCGGCTGGGCGGCTCTTGCCGGAATCCTGGTCGTCGGGCCGCGGCTGGGCAAGTTCCGCAAGGATGGCACCGCCCGACCCACGCCGCCGTCGAACATCCTGGTCGTCACGCTCGGCGTGTTTATCCTTTGGCTCGGATGGTTTGGATTCAACGGCGGCTCGCAGCTGGCCTTGGGTAGTGCCTTCGACGCGGTCGCCATGAGCCACGTGCTCGTCAACACCAACTTGGCGGCGGCGGCGGGCGTCGTGGCCGCCATCGCGATCTCACGCTCGATCATGGGGCGCACGGACCTCTTCGTCGGACTCAACGGCGCGATCGCGGGGCTGGTTTCGATTACCGCGGGCCCTGATATCGTGGATCACTACTGGGCCATCATCATCGGCGCCATTGGCGCGATTCTGTGCACTCTCGGGCTCAAGCTGCTAGAGAAGCTCAAGCTGGACGATGTGGTCGGGGCCGTTCCCGCCCACCTCTTCGCCGGCATTTGGGGAACCTTGGCCGCGGCAATTGCCGGTGGTGCCAGCTTCGGCGTGCAGGTCGTCGGCGTGCTGGCGGTTGGCGCCTTCGTGTTCGTGGTTTCTTACCTCGTGTGGCGCCTCATAGACCTGACGATCAAGGTCCGCGTGTCGCGCCAAGTCGAGCAACTGGGCCAGGACGCCGGCGAGTTGGGAATCGAGGCCTACCCAGAATTCGTCCTCATGCCGGAGGAGTTCGACGAGGACTAG
- a CDS encoding transglutaminase family protein codes for MAGPAAYDIEHVTRYRYSSPVSGCVMSLCLEPRQDAGQRLLRFDIETDPPAPMNAEADSFGNTKRVLNVHREHRALAITARATVEQTPAPPLPESLGADAWEEIGGWQDSFTLWDFTRPSVLTRPSPALSAFTDRLGIEPAEDPLHAVQRLSNLLYRNLDYVPGSTTAISPVDHILETSRGVCQDYAHAMIAIARSWGVPTRYVSGYLHIDDPDGGDAPQSASHAWVECLLPKLGWVGFDATNDRPAGLGHIRLAVGRDYRDVAPTSGIFRGGGESHIEVEVQVRPRGAG; via the coding sequence ATGGCTGGCCCGGCCGCCTACGACATCGAGCACGTCACTCGCTACCGCTACTCCTCGCCCGTCAGCGGATGCGTGATGTCGCTGTGCCTCGAGCCACGGCAGGACGCCGGCCAGCGCCTGCTGCGCTTCGACATCGAAACCGACCCCCCGGCCCCCATGAACGCCGAGGCGGACAGCTTCGGCAACACCAAGCGCGTGCTCAACGTCCACCGGGAGCACCGCGCCCTCGCGATCACTGCCCGTGCCACGGTTGAACAGACGCCGGCGCCCCCGCTTCCGGAATCGCTTGGTGCGGACGCCTGGGAGGAGATTGGTGGGTGGCAGGACTCCTTCACGCTCTGGGACTTCACCCGGCCCAGCGTGCTGACCCGGCCCTCGCCGGCCCTCTCGGCCTTCACGGATCGACTCGGCATTGAACCGGCGGAGGATCCGCTCCACGCCGTGCAACGGCTGTCGAATCTGCTCTACCGAAACCTTGACTACGTGCCGGGAAGCACGACGGCGATATCGCCGGTCGACCACATCCTGGAAACGAGCCGCGGCGTCTGCCAGGACTACGCCCATGCCATGATCGCCATCGCGCGTTCCTGGGGCGTGCCGACGCGGTACGTGTCCGGCTATCTTCATATCGACGATCCCGACGGGGGCGACGCGCCGCAGTCAGCGAGCCATGCCTGGGTCGAGTGTCTGCTGCCCAAGCTTGGGTGGGTGGGCTTTGACGCCACCAACGACCGCCCGGCCGGTCTTGGGCATATCCGGCTGGCGGTCGGACGCGACTATCGCGACGTGGCACCGACGAGCGGCATCTTTCGCGGCGGCGGCGAGAGCCACATCGAGGTCGAGGTGCAAGTCCGGCCCCGCGGAGCCGGATGA